A genomic region of Aspergillus oryzae RIB40 DNA, chromosome 1 contains the following coding sequences:
- a CDS encoding DNA primase subunit PRI2 (eukaryotic-type DNA primase, large subunit), with amino-acid sequence MIRQDFHQVDPKRRATLDHKKKQFAAPVYKQQDYPHRLNFYEVPPTAEITLEQFEQWAIDRLRILAEIEACSYRNKSPAETEAHITPLLQKYLPLSSNTSSSLGATDQRLKNERQKDHYSHFILRLAFSATEDLRRRFARAETMLFRFRFQKDDSRERRAFIESLNLDWEPVSDEERRELSEHLVNATPGLRRVDEESWYKVDWERVPELVERRSVFLYRGKAYVPGREQLSMIIAEFTARLERSLELTSRALPRLDEDDRLTPILNHLSKNFGSAESVYSEGEGFVDGAPITAQNIDQLSQHFPLCMRSLHMSLRKNNHLKHYGRLQYTLFLKGIGLSLEECILFWRQSFKGFTDDEFNSRYKYNIRHAYGDVGGDVNRRGRGYPPYSCQKILGDSNPGVGQTHGCPYRHFSVDNLIGLLQSTGVSDRELLRGVREDVEKTRYHIACNRVFEWTHKAEIKRVKEDGTWNQTDLDTIVHPNTYFKRSYLLKQVGRAPKKA; translated from the exons ATGATTCGGCAAGACTTCCACCAAGTTGAtccgaagaggagagcaaCTCTCGACCATAAGAAAAAGCAATTTGCTGCTCCAGTCTACAAGCAACAGGATTATCCGCACCGCTTGAACTTCTATGAAGTCCCACCGACAGCAGAGATCACTCTCGAGCAATTCGAGCAATGGGCTATTGATCGGTTAAGGA TTCTGGCCGAAATCGAGGCCTGTTCTTATAGAAACAAATCGCCCGCCGAGACAGAAGCACATATTACACCACTCCTCCAGAAGTATCTCCCACTATCCTCAAAcacttcctcgtcgctggGTGCGACCGACCAACGCTTGAAAAATGAACGACAGAAAGATCACTACTCGCATTTCATTCTTCGTCTGGCCTTCTCCGCTACGGAGGACCTCCGTCGGCGATTCGCGCGAGCAGAAACTATGCTTTTCAGGTTCCGGTTCCAAAAAGATGATTCAAGAGAGAGACGTGCTTTTATAGAGAGTCTCAATCTCGATTGGGAGCCTGTTAGTGATGAGGAGAGGCGCGAGCTTTCCGAGCATCTTGTGAATGCGACACCGGGGTTGCGCCGTGTTGACGAGGAATCTTGGTATAAGGTTGACTGGGAGAGAGTTccggagttggtggagaggCGGTCTGTCTTCTTATATAGAGGGAAAGCGTATGTGCCAGGAAGGGAGCAGTTGAGCATGATTATTGCTGAATTCACGGCTCGGCTAGAGCGTTCTTTGGAG CTCACGAGTCGAGCCCTACCACGTttggacgaagatgatcgTCTCACACCCATTCTGAATCACTTGTCTAAGAACTTTGGAAGTGCCGAGTCCGTATACTCCGAGGGAGAAGGATTTGTCGATGGCGCTCCAATCACCGCGCAAAATATCGATCAGCTTTCCCAACATTTCCCGCTCTGCATGCGCAGTCTACATATGTCACTGCGCAAGAACAACCATCTAAAGCACTACGGCCGACTTCAATATACCCTGTTTCTGAAAGGAATTGGCTTATCACTAGAGGAGTGTATCCTTTTCTGGCGTCAATCATTCAAAGGATTTACTGACGATGAATTCAATTCCCGGTACAAGTACAATATCCGCCACGCCTATGGCGATGTGGGTGGTGATGTCAACCGTAGAGGCCGCGGTTATCCTCCTTACTCATGCCAGAAGATCCTTGGTGACTCAAACCCAGGAGTTGGGCAGACACACGGCTGTCCTTACCGTCATTTCTCCGTTGACAACCTCATTGGGCTTCTTCAGTCCACTGGCGTTAGTGACAGAGAATTACTGCGTGGAGTACGGGAAGACGTGGAGAAGACTCGGTATCATATCGCTTGCAACAGAGTGTTCGAGTGGACGCACAAGGCAGAGATCAAGCGAGTAAAAGAGGACGGGACTTGGAATCAGACGGATCTGGACACCATCGTTCACCCTAACACATACTTCAAGCGCAGTTATCTCCTCAAGCAGGTGGGGAGAGCTCCAAAGAAAGCTTAA
- a CDS encoding 60S ribosomal protein uL11 (40S ribosomal protein S2) — translation MPPKFDPNEVKIIHLRVTGGEVGAQSALAPKIGPLGLSPKKIGEDIAKNTGDWKGLRVTVRLTIQNRQAAISVVPSASSLVIKALKEPPRDRKKEKNIKHNKSVPLDEIIEIARKMRHRSLAKELQGTVLEILGTAFSVGCQVDGRSPKDISDEIKAGEIDIPSE, via the exons ATGC CTCCCAAGTTCGACCCCAATGAGGTGAAGATCATTCACCTGCGAGTGACTGGTGGTGAGGTCGGAGCCCAGTCTGCTCTGGCTCCCAAGATCGGTCCTCTCGGTCTGTCCCCCAAGAAGATCGGTGAAGATATCGCCAAGAACACCGGTGACTGGAAGGGTCTGCGTGTTACCGTCAGACTCACCATCCAGAACCGTCAGGCCGCCATCTCCGTTGTGCCTTCCGCCTCTTCTCTGGTCATCAAGGCCCTCAAGGAGCCTCCTCGTGACCgtaagaaggagaagaacatCAAGCACAACAAGTCCGTTCCTCTTGACGAGATCATTGAGATCGCTCGCAAGATGCGCCACAGGTCTTTGGCCAAGGAGCTTCAGGGTACCGTCCTTGAGATCCTCGGTACCGCTTTCTCTGTTGGTTGCCAGGTTGATGGCCGCAGCCCCAAGGATATCAGCGATGAGATCAAGGCTGGCGAGATTGACA TCCCCTCTGAGTAA
- the sec23 gene encoding GTPase-activating protein SEC23 (vesicle coat complex COPII, subunit SEC23) encodes MDYEALKDQWSDVEDRDGIRLSWNTFPSSRMEASRLVVPIGAVYTPLKDKPDSPLLQYEPVTCKAPCRAVLNPYANVDVRARIWICPFCLMRNPLPPHYKDITESTIPPELHPLSTTIEYQLARPAPTPPIFVYVVDTCQEEDSLKALKDTLVMSLSLLPANALVGLITYGTMAQVHELGYTECAKSYVFRGSKEYAAKQVQEMLGLLSAGVRPNMPQQPARPPLGPAARFLLPVQQAEFQITNVLEQLQRDPWPVANDKRPLRCTGVALSVAVGLLETSFQNAGGRIMVFTSGPATEGPGHVVGPELKEPMRSHHDIDRDNIKYYKKAVKFYDAMAKRAANNGHIVDVFAGCLDQVGLLEMKNLVNYTGGHMLLTDSFTSSQFKQSFVRIFDKDANDNLLMGFNASLEVLTTKELKVTGLIGHAVSLNKKSSSVGETECGIGNTCAWKMCGIDPSSSYGVYFEIANQGGPAAVQPGPQRGMMQFLTYYQHSSGHYHLRVTTVARNLSGPAGDPTLAQSFDQEAAAVLMARIAVFKAEVDDGPDVLRWVDRMLIRLCSRFADYRKDDPTSFRLEKNFTLYPQFMFHLRRSQFLQFFNNSPDETAFYRHVLNHEDVGDSLVMIQPTLDSYSLEHEGSQPVLLDSASIQPSHILLLDTFFHILIFHGETIAEWRKAGYQDQEGYENLKALLEQPKEDARELISDRFPLPRFIVCDAGGSQARFLLSKLNPSTTHTTGGYGGGVTSQTIFTDDVSLQTFMDHLMKLAVSGTS; translated from the exons ATGGACTACGAAGCGTTGAAGGACCAATGGAGTGATGTCGAGGACCGCGATGGCATCAGACTGAGCTGGAATACGTTTCCAAGCTCACGCATG GAAGCATCTCGGCTGGTCGTCCCCATTGGTGCTGTGTACACTCCGCTCAAGGACAAGCCAGACTCTCCATTGCTGCAATATGAACCGGTGACCTGCAAAGCACCTTGCCGGGCCGTTCTGAATCCTTATGC CAACGTTGATGTCCGTGCCCGGATCTGGATATGTCCATTCTGCCTGATGCGcaaccccctcccccctcACTACAAGGATATCACCGAGAGCACGATACCGCCGGAGCTTCATCCTTTAAGCACGACTATCGAGTACCAATTGGCGCGCCCCGCCCCTACCCCTCCTATTTTTGTATATGTTGTCGATACTTGCCAGGAGGAGGACAGCttgaaggccttgaaggatACTCTGGTGATGAGCTTGTCTCTGCTGCCAGCAAATGCGCTAGTGGGGTTGATCACATATGGTACTATG GCCCAAGTCCACGAGTTAGGCTACACCGAATGCGCCAAATCATATGTGTTCCGAGGCAGCAAAGAATATGCCGCTAAGCAAGTCCAGGAAAtgcttggtcttctctcTGCTGGAGTGCGTCCGAACATGCCTCAACAACCGGCTCGTCCGCCTCTTGGCCCCGCCGCACGattccttcttcctgtccAGCAGGCCGAGTTCCAGATTACCAACGTTCTTGAGCAGCTTCAGCGTGACCCTTGGCCCGTTGCAAACGACAAGCGTCCTCTGAGATGCACGGGTGTTGCTCTTAGCGTTGCAGTCGGCTTGCTTGAGACCTCCTTCCAGAATGCCGGTGGTCGCATCATGGTTTTCACCAGCGGCCCGGCAACCGAGGGCCCAGGTCATGTTGTTGGACCCGAACTTAAGGAACCTATGCGTTCTCATCACGATATTGATCGGGATAACATCAAATACTACAAGAAAGCCGTTAAG TTCTACGACGCCATGGCTAAGCGTGCTGCCAACAATGGACATATTGTGGATGTCTTTGCGGGATGTCTCGATCAAGTTGGTCttctggagatgaagaacctTGTCAACTACACTGGCGGTCATATGCTCCTTACAGATAGCTTCACGTCCTCACAATTCAAGCAATCCTTCGTTAGGATCTTCGACAAGGATGCCAATGACAACTTGCTGATGGGCTTCAACGCATCCCTTGAAGTCCTCACTACTAAGGAGCTCAAGGTCACAGGGCTTATTGGCCACGCCGTATCTTTGAATAAGAAGTCCAGTTCCGTCGGTGAAACAGAGTGCGGTATCGGCAATACGTGTGCCTGGAAGATGTGCGGTATTGATCCTTCTTCAAGCTACGGTGTTTACTTTGAAATCGCGAACCAAGGCGGGCCTGCGGCAGTGCAGCCGGGTCCTCAGAGAGGAATGATGCAATTCCTTACATACTACCAGCATTCTTCTGGTCACTATCATCTGCGTGTCACAACTGTCGCGCGCAACTTGAGTGGACCAGCTGGAGACCCTACGCTGGCACAATCTTTCGACCAGGAAGCCGCTGCAGTTCTGATGGCACGTATTGCAGTCTTCAAGGCAGAGGTCGATGATGGTCCCGATGTCCTTAGATGGGTTGACCGGATGCTCATCAGGCTCTGCTCCCGCTTTGCGGATTACAGAAAGGACGACCCAACTTCATTCCGACTTGAGAAGAATTTCACGCTTTATCCGCAGTTCATGTTCCATCTCCGCAGAAGCCAGTTCTTGCAGTTCTTCAATAACTCCCCTGATGAGACAGCCTTCTACAGACACGTTCTTAACCATGAGGATGTTGGTGACTCCCTTGTCATGATCCAGCCGACCCTGGATTCATACTCCCTGGAACATGAAGGCAGCCAGCCGGTCCTTCTTGATTCGGCTTCTATCCAGCCTTCCCAcattcttctgcttgatactttcttccatatccttATTTTCCACGGTGAAACCATCGCAGAATGGAGAAAGGCTGGctaccaagaccaagaaggCTATGAGAACTTGAAggctcttcttgagcaaCCCAAAGAGGACGCTAGA GAACTTATTTCGGATCGCTTCCCACTGCCTCGTTTCATTGTTTGTGATGCTGGCGGCTCTCAGGCACGTTTCCTTTTGTCGAAGCTGAACCCATCTACCACACACACAACAGGAGgatatggtggtggtgtgaCATCGCAAACCATCTTCACCGACGATGTTTCATTGCAGACATTTATGGACCATTTGATGAA GCTTGCGGTTTCAGGAACCAGCTAG